One window of the Campylobacter concisus genome contains the following:
- the pstC gene encoding phosphate ABC transporter permease subunit PstC gives MTGQIFKGTIYLFTLLSAMLLLLLVGFLLLNSTSFFTEVSLFDFLLNDDWDVSTEPFSFGLFNILVANFVVAFLACIFSFFISLGVTIFICFFASAWLRHVLDWMIRILAGIPSIIYGFFALYTVVKILESGLKMSAGESVLAASLILSVMILPFFTSHLLQSVDLLKQNFKTNSDALGVSTGYFIRKIIFRKSIKASISGFILAFSRAAGETMAVMMVIGNTPLFPHLLSKAQTIPSLIALEMGMSEAGSLHYHALIASGFVLLVFIFLLNIFIFKFEKNNERF, from the coding sequence ATGACAGGGCAAATTTTTAAAGGCACGATATATCTTTTTACACTTTTATCCGCCATGCTTTTGCTTTTACTCGTGGGGTTTTTACTGCTAAATTCCACGAGTTTCTTTACAGAAGTAAGCCTCTTTGACTTTTTACTAAATGACGACTGGGACGTTAGTACAGAGCCTTTTAGCTTTGGACTGTTTAATATCCTAGTCGCAAATTTTGTAGTTGCGTTTTTAGCTTGCATATTTTCATTTTTTATCTCGCTTGGCGTTACTATATTTATTTGCTTTTTTGCGAGCGCCTGGCTTAGGCACGTGCTAGACTGGATGATACGGATACTAGCTGGCATACCATCTATCATATATGGATTTTTCGCGCTTTACACGGTTGTAAAAATTTTAGAGTCAGGGTTAAAAATGTCCGCTGGCGAGTCAGTCTTAGCAGCTAGCCTCATCCTTAGCGTCATGATACTGCCTTTTTTTACCTCGCATTTGCTCCAAAGTGTTGATCTGCTAAAGCAAAATTTCAAAACAAACTCGGATGCGCTTGGCGTAAGCACAGGATATTTTATAAGAAAAATAATTTTTAGAAAATCCATAAAAGCAAGCATTTCAGGCTTTATACTCGCATTTTCAAGGGCAGCTGGCGAGACGATGGCTGTGATGATGGTTATAGGCAACACCCCGCTTTTTCCGCACCTGCTCTCAAAAGCCCAGACCATACCATCTCTAATAGCCCTTGAAATGGGTATGAGCGAGGCTGGTAGCTTGCACTATCACGCCCTAATAGCAAGCGGATTTGTCCTGCTTGTTTTTATATTTTTGCTAAATATTTTTATCTTTAAATTTGAGAAAAACAATGAACGCTTTTAA
- a CDS encoding TAXI family TRAP transporter solute-binding subunit codes for MKTTSLALAGLLLATTLSAKEFISIGTGGMTGTYYPIGGAICRLANKNTNVKCSVQSTGGSVYNVNNVLKKELTFGFVQSDVVYDKFNGTGKFDGAKDENLRSVVAIYPELLAFVVAKDSGLTSDLASFAGKKYNVGNPGSGNEVSTLEVFKAKGFDVSKLGYRGVLTVGECPHALKDKKIDGYSFVVGHPTANITDAATSLPIDILNIEGSEIDNLLKEKPYFAKGVIPKGSYDGVDHDVNTIGVKAVLVTNKDTKDEAVKAVIKAILDNFDEYKTLHPALKSVNKEDLVQGLSAPLHPAAEAAFKEAGILK; via the coding sequence ATGAAAACTACTTCTTTGGCACTTGCTGGCTTGCTTTTAGCAACAACTCTTTCAGCAAAAGAATTTATTAGTATCGGTACTGGCGGCATGACAGGCACTTATTATCCGATAGGTGGAGCGATTTGCCGTTTAGCAAACAAAAATACTAATGTAAAATGCTCAGTCCAATCAACTGGCGGCTCGGTTTACAACGTAAATAACGTTTTGAAAAAAGAGCTTACATTTGGCTTTGTTCAAAGTGACGTTGTCTATGATAAATTTAACGGCACTGGCAAATTTGACGGAGCAAAAGATGAAAATTTACGCTCAGTAGTTGCTATCTATCCAGAACTTCTTGCATTTGTTGTGGCAAAAGATAGCGGTCTTACAAGTGATCTTGCTTCATTTGCAGGTAAAAAATATAACGTCGGAAACCCAGGCAGTGGCAACGAAGTGAGTACACTTGAAGTCTTTAAAGCAAAAGGCTTTGATGTTTCAAAACTAGGCTACCGCGGCGTTTTAACAGTTGGTGAATGCCCACACGCACTAAAAGATAAAAAGATAGACGGATATAGCTTTGTTGTCGGACACCCAACTGCAAACATCACTGATGCTGCGACATCTTTACCGATTGATATCCTAAATATCGAAGGCAGCGAGATCGATAATCTTCTTAAAGAGAAGCCATACTTCGCAAAAGGTGTGATACCAAAAGGTTCATATGACGGCGTTGATCACGATGTAAATACTATCGGTGTAAAGGCTGTTTTGGTAACCAATAAAGACACAAAAGATGAGGCTGTAAAAGCTGTGATAAAAGCTATTTTAGATAATTTTGATGAGTACAAAACTCTTCACCCAGCGCTAAAATCAGTAAACAAAGAAGATCTTGTTCAAGGTCTTTCAGCTCCGCTTCACCCAGCTGCAGAGGCTGCATTTAAAGAGGCTGGCATCTTAAAATAA
- the abc-f gene encoding ribosomal protection-like ABC-F family protein, which produces MALIDLIDVSKKFSANEILNTVNFSVNENEKIAIIGKNGSGKSTLMKIISGEVAVDSGRRIVQSLISVEMLAQTPNFNATFTVRQALNNELKEIFDAISEYEKSGVLLANDPENKEILKEQERLLKFIEAKDGWNIEHKIERILQEFKLKEYENRPICSLSGGEIRRVALGALILKKPNVLLLDEPTNHLDVYMVKFLEDMLKGSNQSIVFISHDRYFIDALATRCVEVEEAGLRSFDGGYANYLTKKEEILASLAKSHETLLKQLKAEEEWLRRGVKARLKRNEGRKERVLAMREEAKKNPGVIRRVRLELERASKNFNQTQSQNRKKMLFEFKNLGKSIDGKVLFEKFDARVLQGERIAIVGRNGSGKSTLLKILLGLEQQSSGEIKRGEVSIGYFDQARNVLDDDKSLIETFCPNGGDHVLVRGRNMHVYGYLKNFLFPKEFLDKKIGVLSGGEKNRVALALLFTKTYDVLVLDEPTNDLDIATINILEDYLQSFEGAILLVSHDRYFVDKMANKLWAFEGTKINVLHEEYSVYLELEDELKELDKFEKELSNNQNEAKQKSKTGVKLSYKQTQILNTYPDKISALEAKISELNEGLSDPKIYQELGLTTLYNELEAAKAELEELENDYFEVLEIAEGLE; this is translated from the coding sequence ATGGCATTAATCGACCTGATAGACGTAAGTAAAAAATTTAGCGCAAATGAGATTTTAAACACTGTAAATTTTAGTGTAAATGAAAATGAGAAAATAGCGATCATCGGTAAAAATGGCAGCGGTAAAAGTACACTTATGAAGATCATCTCTGGCGAGGTGGCAGTAGATAGTGGCAGACGCATAGTGCAGAGTTTAATAAGCGTCGAGATGCTAGCTCAAACTCCAAATTTTAACGCAACTTTTACCGTAAGGCAGGCGTTAAATAACGAGCTAAAAGAGATATTTGACGCGATAAGTGAGTATGAAAAAAGTGGCGTCTTGCTAGCAAATGATCCTGAAAACAAAGAAATTTTAAAAGAGCAAGAGAGACTTTTAAAGTTTATAGAGGCAAAAGACGGCTGGAATATCGAGCATAAGATCGAGCGAATTTTGCAAGAATTTAAACTAAAAGAGTATGAAAATAGACCCATTTGCTCGCTAAGTGGCGGCGAGATCAGACGCGTGGCACTGGGTGCGCTCATCCTTAAAAAGCCAAATGTGCTGCTACTTGATGAACCAACAAACCACCTTGATGTTTACATGGTCAAATTTCTTGAAGATATGCTAAAGGGTTCAAATCAAAGCATAGTTTTTATAAGCCACGATAGGTATTTTATCGATGCGCTGGCAACTAGGTGCGTTGAGGTCGAGGAGGCTGGGCTTAGAAGCTTTGATGGTGGATATGCAAACTATCTAACCAAAAAAGAGGAAATTTTAGCAAGCCTTGCAAAGTCGCATGAAACGCTACTAAAACAGCTAAAAGCTGAAGAGGAGTGGCTAAGGCGCGGCGTAAAAGCTAGACTAAAACGAAATGAAGGTAGAAAAGAGCGAGTGCTCGCCATGCGCGAGGAGGCTAAGAAAAATCCAGGTGTGATAAGGCGCGTGAGGCTTGAGCTGGAGCGTGCGAGCAAAAATTTCAACCAAACGCAGAGCCAAAACCGCAAAAAAATGCTCTTTGAGTTTAAAAATTTAGGTAAAAGCATAGACGGTAAGGTGCTTTTTGAAAAATTTGACGCAAGGGTCTTACAGGGCGAGAGGATAGCTATAGTTGGACGAAATGGCAGTGGAAAGAGCACGCTACTTAAAATTTTGCTAGGACTTGAGCAGCAAAGTAGCGGCGAGATAAAAAGAGGTGAGGTGAGTATTGGCTACTTTGACCAAGCTAGAAATGTCCTTGATGATGATAAAAGCCTTATCGAGACATTTTGTCCAAATGGCGGCGATCATGTGCTGGTTCGTGGGCGAAATATGCATGTTTATGGCTATCTTAAAAATTTCCTCTTTCCAAAGGAATTTTTAGATAAAAAGATAGGCGTTTTAAGTGGCGGCGAGAAAAACCGCGTGGCACTTGCACTTCTTTTTACAAAAACCTACGACGTGCTGGTGCTTGACGAGCCGACAAACGACCTTGATATCGCAACTATCAATATCTTAGAAGACTACTTGCAAAGCTTTGAGGGAGCGATCTTACTAGTTAGCCACGATAGATATTTTGTTGATAAGATGGCAAATAAGCTTTGGGCGTTTGAGGGCACAAAGATAAATGTCTTACATGAAGAGTATAGCGTTTATTTGGAACTTGAAGATGAGCTAAAAGAGCTTGATAAATTTGAAAAAGAGCTCTCAAATAACCAAAATGAAGCTAAACAAAAGAGCAAAACCGGCGTAAAACTAAGCTACAAACAAACGCAAATTTTAAACACATATCCAGATAAAATTTCAGCCCTTGAAGCAAAAATTTCTGAGCTAAATGAGGGTTTAAGTGATCCAAAAATTTATCAAGAACTAGGTCTTACCACGCTTTATAATGAGCTAGAAGCGGCAAAAGCCGAGCTAGAAGAGCTTGAAAATGACTACTTTGAAGTACTTGAGATCGCCGAGGGGCTGGAGTAG
- a CDS encoding TRAP transporter permease gives MNEVKDNEEQFVEVKTREINSNFYNYFIAIVCFSWSVFQLYIAYFPLNTNISRSIHLAFAVGLVFLLYPVTFHKKAHSSLPFYDLVFCVVGVVAVLYPAVYFYELADRTGDYITQDIVISFLAIIVLLEAGRRVMGPALPIICILFLIYDHFGPYMPDIIAHQGASFEKIAGHMFLTTEGIFGVPIGVSVSFIYLFVLFGSLLERAGAGQYFINLAFSLLGKYRGGPAKASVIASGLTGMVSGSSTANVVTVGTFTIPLMKKAGLSRTKAGAIEVAAGVNGQLMPPIMGAAAFIIAEFLGMTYTNVMMAAVIPAFACYLSLFFIVHLESVKLGLKGINQSEFHSRFKIFVSGLHYITPILILLYTLLIAKESAIAAAFNAIGFLFLIMIFQEPVKKLASGEKVGINDVLIGFEDIFWAMVAAAKSMTTIAIATALAGIIVGSISLTGLGQVLSDLVELLAGDNIVMILLLTAMMSLILGMGLPTTANYIVVSSLVAPVILFLAHKNGFLIPAIAVHLFVFYFGILADDTPPVGIAAYAAAGIAKANPITVGVQGFFYDLRTAILPFAFFFNNKLMLIESVNEGDPLDSKGIVWMSNPLEILLVFGMAIVGMFAFSSLLQGYYVTKLRIWERILLIPVVPLALVPNICAKFNLIPNEYTAYIVAAILYGFVFMTQWGIKDKPLDQIKII, from the coding sequence ATGAACGAAGTCAAAGACAACGAAGAACAATTTGTCGAAGTAAAAACAAGGGAGATAAATAGCAATTTTTACAACTATTTCATTGCGATCGTATGCTTTTCTTGGTCAGTTTTTCAGCTTTATATAGCTTATTTTCCGCTAAATACTAACATTTCGCGCTCAATACACTTAGCCTTTGCGGTTGGTCTTGTATTTTTGCTTTATCCAGTCACTTTTCATAAAAAGGCACATTCTAGTTTGCCATTTTACGATCTAGTCTTTTGTGTGGTAGGCGTTGTTGCTGTGCTTTATCCAGCGGTTTATTTTTATGAACTAGCTGATAGGACTGGGGATTATATCACACAAGATATCGTCATATCGTTTTTAGCGATCATTGTCTTGCTTGAGGCTGGCAGGCGTGTCATGGGGCCAGCACTTCCAATTATTTGTATATTATTTTTGATATATGATCACTTTGGTCCTTATATGCCAGACATCATCGCTCATCAAGGTGCCAGCTTTGAAAAGATAGCAGGTCATATGTTTTTAACGACTGAGGGCATCTTTGGTGTGCCTATCGGAGTTAGCGTTAGTTTTATCTACCTTTTTGTACTTTTTGGCTCATTGCTTGAGAGGGCAGGTGCTGGGCAATATTTCATAAATTTAGCTTTCTCTCTTCTTGGAAAATATAGAGGCGGTCCAGCTAAAGCCTCGGTCATCGCAAGTGGACTAACAGGTATGGTTTCAGGAAGCTCCACTGCAAATGTTGTAACAGTTGGTACATTTACCATACCACTTATGAAAAAAGCTGGTCTTTCACGCACAAAAGCTGGAGCCATCGAGGTTGCTGCTGGCGTAAATGGACAGCTTATGCCTCCGATCATGGGCGCAGCTGCCTTTATCATCGCTGAGTTTTTGGGCATGACATATACAAATGTTATGATGGCAGCGGTAATTCCAGCTTTTGCTTGCTATTTGTCACTATTTTTTATTGTTCATTTGGAGAGCGTCAAGCTTGGCTTAAAAGGTATAAATCAAAGCGAGTTTCACTCAAGATTTAAAATTTTTGTAAGCGGACTTCACTATATAACTCCGATTTTGATTTTGCTTTATACGCTATTAATCGCAAAAGAGTCAGCCATCGCTGCAGCATTTAATGCGATTGGATTTTTATTTTTAATAATGATCTTTCAAGAGCCAGTTAAAAAACTAGCAAGTGGCGAAAAAGTTGGAATAAATGATGTGTTAATAGGCTTTGAAGATATATTTTGGGCGATGGTTGCAGCCGCAAAAAGTATGACAACGATCGCTATAGCAACCGCACTTGCAGGTATTATCGTGGGCTCTATCTCTTTAACTGGCCTTGGCCAAGTACTTTCAGATTTAGTTGAGTTACTTGCTGGTGATAATATAGTTATGATATTGCTTCTTACTGCGATGATGTCACTTATACTAGGAATGGGCCTTCCAACAACAGCAAACTACATCGTAGTTTCAAGCCTTGTGGCACCTGTTATTTTATTTTTGGCACATAAAAATGGCTTTCTAATCCCAGCCATAGCTGTGCATCTTTTTGTTTTTTACTTTGGAATTTTAGCTGATGACACACCACCAGTTGGTATCGCAGCATACGCAGCAGCGGGTATCGCCAAAGCAAATCCTATAACCGTTGGCGTTCAAGGATTCTTTTATGATCTAAGAACAGCGATCTTACCATTTGCCTTTTTCTTTAACAACAAACTTATGCTAATAGAAAGCGTAAATGAGGGCGACCCGCTTGATTCAAAAGGAATAGTCTGGATGAGCAATCCACTTGAAATTTTACTTGTCTTTGGTATGGCAATCGTGGGAATGTTTGCTTTTTCAAGCTTACTTCAAGGCTACTATGTCACAAAACTTAGAATTTGGGAGCGTATTCTTTTGATCCCTGTTGTGCCACTAGCTCTTGTGCCAAATATATGTGCGAAATTTAATCTTATACCAAACGAATACACTGCTTATATCGTAGCTGCTATACTTTATGGATTTGTTTTTATGACTCAATGGGGCATTAAAGACAAACCACTTGATCAAATAAAAATAATCTAA
- a CDS encoding DKNYY domain-containing protein, with product MIKKYPIIVIVLLFAFILLGIYIFMFISAGYIDEDREKFKDIRGSAFYTTEDDKVYAMVPSGGKFELIGVRASKFRYIDTGKYDNRNVGASDKAVYCGNLVMSGLDPNGVRALGNGYFGDGKITYFCDSVSETNLEISALKEFWDIFSHKMFNTPKAQTHIYKFRQVDNANLAAILGFGYASDGAKVYHDGKELEGANASKMRYIEQVSGRKSVHFTTDRENVYYDSTKLGIKFSPQMRDIGEIWRIHYLYEPNSGMVYANDHEFDPKFAPYEPLFNLKDEHSYHALFRGKGGIYHWERKWQWYNSIDEGEFVRDGDDPFKGEITPLYGDVVISDGKTYFLKTYEIWHNTKNDHSLSSRHTCIVRLDTKEQWRKIGLVRNDGYGAVYANGDKTYYFDNVGYGWRFNSSVYDINDLGVVEILTRPYGPNVKNLKLDEIVKMVDKGAMTPAEGEVVIDAISDFDDYSQKYAYWIFLAIAFVASVVGAIFKNKKQKSELKKRVDDYR from the coding sequence ATGATAAAAAAATATCCAATAATTGTCATAGTGCTACTTTTTGCTTTTATCTTGCTTGGTATTTATATATTTATGTTTATTTCCGCTGGCTATATAGATGAAGATAGAGAAAAATTTAAAGATATAAGAGGCAGTGCGTTTTATACCACCGAAGATGACAAGGTCTATGCCATGGTACCAAGCGGCGGTAAATTTGAGCTAATAGGCGTGAGGGCCAGTAAATTTAGATACATTGACACTGGCAAATACGACAACAGAAACGTTGGCGCTAGCGATAAGGCGGTATATTGCGGTAATCTCGTGATGAGTGGGCTTGATCCAAATGGCGTTAGAGCGCTTGGCAATGGCTATTTTGGCGATGGCAAGATAACATATTTTTGCGATAGCGTAAGCGAGACGAACCTCGAAATATCCGCACTTAAAGAGTTTTGGGACATCTTCTCACATAAAATGTTTAACACCCCAAAAGCGCAAACTCATATCTATAAATTTAGACAGGTTGATAACGCTAATTTAGCTGCGATCTTGGGCTTTGGCTATGCAAGCGACGGCGCGAAGGTCTATCATGATGGCAAAGAGCTAGAGGGCGCAAATGCCAGCAAGATGCGTTATATCGAGCAGGTATCTGGCAGAAAGAGCGTGCATTTTACGACTGATAGGGAAAATGTCTATTATGACAGCACAAAACTAGGGATCAAATTTAGCCCGCAAATGCGTGATATCGGCGAGATATGGCGCATTCACTATCTGTATGAGCCAAATTCTGGCATGGTCTATGCAAACGATCATGAATTTGACCCAAAATTTGCCCCATACGAGCCACTTTTTAACCTAAAAGATGAGCACTCCTATCATGCGCTCTTTCGTGGCAAAGGCGGTATCTATCACTGGGAGCGAAAGTGGCAGTGGTATAACAGCATAGATGAGGGCGAGTTTGTAAGGGATGGAGACGATCCGTTTAAAGGCGAGATAACGCCGCTATATGGCGACGTGGTGATAAGTGATGGCAAGACATATTTTCTAAAAACCTATGAAATTTGGCACAACACGAAAAATGATCACAGCCTAAGCTCACGCCACACGTGTATCGTTAGGCTTGATACTAAAGAGCAGTGGCGAAAGATAGGGCTTGTAAGAAACGATGGCTACGGAGCAGTATATGCAAACGGCGATAAGACATATTATTTTGATAACGTCGGCTATGGCTGGCGTTTTAACAGCAGTGTTTATGATATAAACGACCTTGGCGTGGTTGAAATTCTCACTCGTCCTTATGGTCCAAATGTTAAGAATTTAAAACTTGATGAGATAGTAAAAATGGTAGATAAAGGCGCTATGACGCCAGCTGAGGGCGAGGTGGTGATAGATGCGATAAGCGACTTTGATGATTACTCGCAAAAATATGCCTACTGGATATTTCTTGCCATTGCATTTGTGGCCTCGGTAGTTGGCGCTATTTTTAAAAATAAAAAGCAAAAAAGCGAGCTTAAAAAAAGGGTGGATGACTATAGATAA
- a CDS encoding M48 family metallopeptidase codes for MARKTPSLKQKSIISDFYGLSVLINFKTNVKSMRLRVGKDAKITLSMPFYSTQKMALSFLEMHRIWLENTYKKALLNLPKDDEMKFLGQIYKIKFDENFKEPFFDGEFIFTPNLKSLERLKKTRAKELFLELVSHFQPFINKPIKRIVIRNSKNRWGSCNHKKGYINLSLRLIEKPISAVSYVVLHELTHLLYPHHQSSFYKFIEAIMPDYKEQERILRA; via the coding sequence ATGGCAAGAAAAACGCCTAGTTTAAAGCAAAAGAGCATAATTTCAGACTTTTATGGGCTAAGCGTTTTAATAAATTTTAAAACAAATGTAAAATCCATGCGTTTAAGAGTTGGCAAGGACGCTAAGATCACGCTATCTATGCCATTTTATAGCACACAAAAGATGGCTCTTAGTTTTCTTGAGATGCACAGAATTTGGCTTGAAAATACTTACAAAAAAGCTCTTTTGAATTTACCAAAAGATGATGAGATGAAATTTCTTGGGCAAATTTATAAGATAAAATTTGATGAAAATTTTAAAGAGCCATTTTTTGATGGCGAGTTTATCTTTACTCCAAATTTAAAAAGTCTTGAGCGTTTAAAAAAAACAAGAGCAAAAGAGCTATTTTTAGAGCTTGTGAGCCATTTTCAGCCTTTTATAAACAAACCAATCAAGCGTATCGTCATACGAAATAGCAAAAATCGCTGGGGTAGTTGCAACCACAAAAAAGGCTATATAAACTTAAGTCTAAGGCTCATCGAAAAGCCCATCTCTGCCGTGAGCTACGTAGTGCTTCATGAGCTTACCCACCTACTCTATCCGCATCATCAAAGTAGTTTTTATAAATTTATAGAAGCCATCATGCCTGATTATAAAGAGCAAGAAAGAATTTTAAGAGCGTAA
- a CDS encoding tetratricopeptide repeat protein, whose product MKKMIFISILATCAFAGNFEDGLKAYGSSNFKEALAKFEAGCLANDVKSCVKVGAIYQLGKTALPNPSKALEYYNKACEAGEVEGCSAAGGLYLNTEPQKARELFNKACEKNDGYSCEMVGSILIEAKEFKKAYEFLVKGCELGDKMSCEFAGDLRRSKQL is encoded by the coding sequence ATGAAAAAAATGATTTTTATCTCAATCTTAGCCACTTGTGCTTTTGCAGGTAACTTTGAAGATGGACTAAAGGCATATGGGAGCTCAAATTTTAAAGAAGCTTTGGCTAAATTTGAAGCAGGATGTTTGGCAAATGACGTAAAATCTTGCGTAAAAGTTGGAGCGATTTACCAACTAGGAAAAACAGCTCTACCTAATCCAAGCAAGGCCTTAGAGTACTATAACAAAGCTTGCGAAGCTGGTGAGGTTGAAGGTTGCTCGGCAGCTGGTGGACTTTATCTAAATACTGAGCCACAAAAAGCAAGAGAACTTTTTAATAAAGCTTGTGAGAAGAATGATGGATATTCTTGCGAGATGGTAGGTTCTATCTTAATAGAAGCTAAGGAATTTAAAAAAGCTTATGAATTTTTAGTAAAAGGCTGCGAATTAGGCGATAAGATGTCTTGCGAATTTGCAGGTGATCTAAGACGCTCAAAACAACTATAA
- a CDS encoding phosphate ABC transporter substrate-binding protein, translating to MKKSLMLAASMLLLSLNYASGADEKTQVSFSGSSTLAPVIAKISTDFIEKYETWDKVDSSLPNKNITIFVSAGGSGAGVKAVLDHVADFGMLARDIKDSEKAKIKDMKAYTLGIDALCVAVNPENEVIKLKGGNLSKDEIVKIFSGEYKKWSDLDKSLPNDEIVVVTRDLGGGAHEVFQKKIMKDVKVSKNVIQSPSMGALVSKIIENKNAIGYASFGITNQNKGKLIPLNIDGVEPTVKNIVDGKYYISRPLIIVKSGKLSKTEQIFVDVLNSAEGQKTIEKMGFIPVK from the coding sequence ATGAAAAAATCACTTATGTTGGCCGCTTCAATGCTGCTTTTATCTTTAAATTATGCTTCTGGTGCAGACGAAAAAACGCAAGTTAGCTTTAGTGGCTCATCTACTCTGGCTCCAGTCATTGCTAAAATTTCAACCGACTTTATTGAAAAGTACGAGACTTGGGATAAAGTAGATAGCTCTTTACCAAACAAAAATATCACCATTTTTGTCTCAGCTGGTGGCTCAGGTGCTGGCGTGAAAGCCGTGCTTGATCATGTCGCTGACTTTGGCATGTTAGCTCGCGATATAAAAGATAGCGAAAAGGCAAAGATCAAGGATATGAAAGCCTATACGCTTGGCATAGACGCACTTTGTGTGGCTGTAAACCCAGAAAATGAGGTGATAAAGCTAAAGGGCGGAAATTTAAGCAAAGATGAGATCGTCAAAATTTTCTCAGGCGAGTATAAAAAGTGGAGCGACCTTGACAAATCCCTACCAAATGACGAAATAGTCGTAGTTACAAGAGATCTTGGTGGCGGTGCTCACGAGGTATTTCAAAAAAAGATCATGAAAGATGTCAAAGTTAGCAAAAACGTCATCCAATCACCTTCCATGGGTGCTCTTGTCTCAAAAATCATCGAAAATAAAAACGCTATTGGCTACGCTTCTTTTGGTATCACAAACCAAAACAAAGGCAAGCTAATACCGCTAAATATTGACGGCGTCGAGCCAACTGTGAAAAATATAGTTGATGGCAAATACTACATCTCTCGTCCGCTCATCATCGTAAAAAGTGGCAAGTTAAGCAAAACTGAGCAAATTTTTGTTGATGTGCTAAATTCAGCCGAAGGTCAAAAGACTATCGAAAAAATGGGATTTATACCAGTAAAATAG
- a CDS encoding MATE family efflux transporter, protein MNLSMRKLVVPIFLDMFLHFITLIINTYMVTKVSVHLVGAMGAGNQVMDLFMTIFNFLSIGCSVVVAQALGAKKNDLASNVIHASITSNTLFGIFSAIIIYVFGYNILNLLNVPKELINDSFSYLHILGFALLFDGIGMVLAAVLRVYNLATAVMLTSVLMNVITILGNAISLFGWFDLPNLGLQGVAISTLVGRLVGIFVLAYMLSKKAKVKIYFKKLLVVPFEILKKILSIGLPSAGENLLWMAQYMVAFGFVASMGEASLSVQTIYFQITLLILLCGASISVANEVIVGHLVGASEFNEAYKRTFRALRLGVFITLVVVLIAYALKHQIMDALNLNENLRAIMLPLFTLSIFLEAGRTFNIVIVNALRASGDAKFPLATGLIFMWGLSLPLGYFLGIYLGWGIIGVWIGFCADEWLRGLANTWRWRSKKWQEKRLV, encoded by the coding sequence ATGAACTTATCTATGAGAAAACTCGTAGTTCCAATATTTTTAGATATGTTTTTACACTTCATTACGCTCATCATCAACACCTACATGGTGACAAAGGTGAGCGTGCATCTAGTTGGTGCCATGGGTGCTGGCAATCAAGTGATGGATCTTTTTATGACCATTTTTAACTTCCTAAGTATTGGCTGTTCGGTCGTAGTAGCTCAAGCGCTGGGAGCTAAAAAGAACGATCTTGCTTCAAACGTCATACACGCAAGCATCACGTCAAATACACTCTTTGGTATCTTCTCGGCTATCATCATCTACGTCTTTGGCTATAACATCTTAAATTTACTAAACGTGCCAAAAGAGCTTATAAATGATAGCTTCTCATATCTTCACATCCTTGGCTTTGCCCTACTTTTTGATGGTATCGGTATGGTGCTAGCTGCAGTGCTTCGTGTTTATAACCTAGCAACTGCTGTTATGCTAACTTCAGTTTTAATGAACGTAATTACGATTTTAGGCAATGCTATCTCCCTTTTTGGCTGGTTTGATCTGCCAAATTTAGGTCTGCAAGGTGTAGCTATCTCGACACTTGTTGGCAGATTAGTAGGCATTTTTGTGCTAGCTTATATGCTGAGTAAAAAGGCAAAAGTTAAAATTTACTTTAAAAAGCTACTTGTCGTGCCATTTGAAATTTTAAAGAAAATTCTCTCAATCGGCCTTCCAAGTGCAGGCGAAAATTTACTCTGGATGGCGCAATACATGGTCGCTTTTGGCTTTGTGGCAAGCATGGGCGAGGCTAGCCTTAGCGTGCAGACCATTTACTTTCAGATCACGCTTCTTATCTTGCTTTGCGGAGCCAGTATTAGCGTGGCAAACGAGGTCATCGTAGGGCATTTAGTAGGCGCTAGCGAGTTTAACGAGGCCTATAAAAGGACATTTAGGGCGCTAAGACTCGGCGTTTTTATAACGCTAGTAGTCGTACTTATAGCTTATGCACTAAAGCATCAAATCATGGACGCACTAAATTTAAACGAAAATTTACGTGCGATCATGTTGCCACTTTTTACACTTTCGATATTTCTTGAAGCGGGTAGAACCTTTAACATAGTCATCGTAAATGCCCTTCGTGCAAGCGGCGACGCAAAATTTCCTCTTGCAACTGGTCTTATCTTCATGTGGGGGCTTTCACTGCCACTTGGATATTTTTTAGGCATCTATCTTGGCTGGGGAATCATCGGCGTTTGGATAGGATTTTGTGCTGATGAGTGGCTAAGAGGTCTTGCAAATACGTGGCGTTGGAGAAGTAAAAAATGGCAAGAAAAACGCCTAGTTTAA